In Pseudomonas fluorescens, a genomic segment contains:
- a CDS encoding alpha/beta hydrolase family protein: MKTTFAALLLTCLATPAFADAPLIGFKSTTLPDAHHARPLELAVWYPANTTATPTLIADSVVFIGALAVPDAPPASGEHPLVVLSHGYGGNWGKQVWLASALAHQGYIVAAVNHPGTTSKDRSPQAAAALWQRPADLSRAIDAVLAQPKQFGAVAKNQIAAAGHSLGGWTVLEIAGARFDPDLFSRDCGAHPKLGGCIGYQEMNPAGTPDGKARLAADLSDKRVTAIVSLDLGLSRGMTDASLAALRVPVLVIAGGVPSEDMPAELESADLAKRLPTASTRYVAISDANHFSFMSICKPGAVALIEERSPGDGMICRDGEGARPRAQIQKQVTALISDFLAQTFQR; encoded by the coding sequence GTGAAAACCACCTTCGCCGCCCTGCTCCTGACCTGCCTGGCCACACCCGCATTCGCTGACGCCCCCCTCATCGGCTTCAAGAGCACCACCCTGCCCGACGCCCACCACGCTCGCCCATTGGAACTGGCGGTCTGGTACCCCGCCAACACCACCGCCACGCCAACGCTGATCGCCGACTCCGTCGTCTTCATCGGCGCCCTCGCCGTACCCGACGCACCACCGGCCAGCGGCGAACATCCCCTGGTTGTGCTCTCCCATGGTTACGGCGGTAATTGGGGTAAACAGGTGTGGCTGGCCAGTGCTTTGGCGCACCAGGGTTATATCGTGGCGGCGGTCAACCATCCCGGCACTACCAGCAAAGACCGCAGCCCCCAGGCCGCCGCAGCGTTATGGCAGCGCCCGGCCGACCTGAGCCGTGCCATCGACGCAGTCCTGGCGCAACCGAAGCAATTTGGCGCGGTGGCGAAAAACCAGATTGCCGCGGCAGGCCACTCCCTCGGCGGCTGGACCGTACTGGAGATCGCCGGCGCGCGTTTCGACCCCGACCTGTTCAGCCGCGACTGCGGCGCCCACCCCAAGCTGGGCGGTTGCATCGGCTACCAGGAGATGAACCCCGCAGGGACACCTGACGGGAAGGCGCGACTGGCCGCTGACTTGAGCGATAAACGCGTCACCGCCATAGTGTCATTGGACCTGGGCCTGTCACGCGGCATGACCGACGCGAGCCTGGCGGCGCTACGGGTGCCGGTTTTGGTGATTGCAGGCGGGGTACCGTCGGAGGATATGCCTGCCGAACTGGAGTCTGCCGACCTGGCCAAGCGCCTGCCAACCGCCTCGACGCGCTACGTGGCGATCAGCGACGCCAACCATTTCAGCTTTATGTCGATCTGCAAGCCGGGGGCGGTCGCATTGATCGAAGAGCGTTCGCCAGGCGACGGCATGATTTGTCGAGATGGTGAGGGCGCACGACCACGGGCGCAGATTCAAAAACAGGTGACAGCGCTGATCAGCGACTTTCTGGCGCAGACGTTTCAGCGTTAA
- a CDS encoding PLP-dependent aminotransferase family protein, translating to MDKPKDASFAYQAVYRYLVEWIEASPSQGERKLPSLRHLAQRLGVSVSTTKYAYSLLEDQGRIYAKPKSGYFTRWIPAPLSTEHSPNLLDQVFANARQPGMLALSSDAPAMLLSLENPLLMIEREIARQYPRSLTPLYLPFGEPELRTALAERYTCSTAPYWQAEQVYIGSDLHTVLDVSLSALELRGTVALVESPCSWAILRQLQAANIRVIEVPLGADGRFNMPAFHELLKQEPIRLAVLSSTVNIPQGGVVPAQDKQQVCRWLAERDIWLFENDTYGELYFEPRPARYRDYADPQRLVVFSTFDKVIGSEAPYGYVLCRGQAPHLQRLFMERGFRLSPIRQKAIAKLLTSKRLDQHLVMLRAALLERMTRMKALLEALGEWQVVEPRGGASFWLQTRRTVDMRWVFEHLLAQRIVIAPGELFSQQGTWKQSLRLSYTLDWSKDIAQAVRQLAQAIRQSP from the coding sequence ATGGATAAACCTAAAGACGCCTCTTTTGCCTATCAGGCGGTGTACCGCTACCTCGTCGAATGGATCGAAGCCAGCCCTTCCCAAGGCGAACGCAAACTGCCGTCCCTGCGCCATTTGGCCCAACGCCTGGGCGTGTCGGTGTCGACAACCAAGTACGCTTACTCGCTGCTTGAGGATCAAGGACGGATCTACGCCAAACCCAAGTCCGGTTACTTCACCCGGTGGATACCGGCGCCTTTATCGACTGAACACTCGCCCAACCTGCTCGACCAGGTGTTCGCCAACGCGCGCCAGCCCGGCATGTTGGCCCTGAGCAGCGACGCCCCGGCGATGCTGCTGTCGCTGGAAAACCCTTTACTGATGATAGAGCGCGAAATAGCCCGCCAGTACCCGCGCTCACTCACGCCGCTGTACCTGCCATTCGGCGAGCCCGAGTTGCGCACGGCGTTGGCCGAGCGTTACACCTGCTCCACAGCCCCTTACTGGCAGGCCGAACAGGTGTATATCGGTTCAGACCTGCACACTGTGCTGGACGTGTCACTCAGCGCCCTCGAACTGCGAGGTACGGTGGCGCTGGTGGAGTCGCCGTGTTCGTGGGCGATCCTGCGCCAGTTGCAGGCGGCGAATATCCGCGTGATCGAAGTGCCCCTCGGAGCAGACGGGCGCTTCAACATGCCGGCCTTCCATGAATTGCTCAAACAGGAGCCGATTCGCCTGGCAGTGCTGTCATCGACGGTCAACATACCCCAGGGTGGCGTGGTACCGGCGCAAGACAAGCAGCAGGTCTGCCGCTGGCTGGCAGAGCGGGATATCTGGTTGTTCGAGAATGACACCTACGGCGAGCTGTATTTCGAACCTCGGCCCGCGCGCTATCGCGACTATGCCGACCCGCAAAGACTGGTGGTGTTTTCAACCTTCGACAAGGTGATCGGCTCGGAAGCGCCCTACGGTTATGTACTGTGTCGCGGGCAGGCGCCGCACTTGCAGCGGCTGTTTATGGAGCGCGGGTTTCGCCTCTCGCCGATCCGCCAGAAGGCGATCGCCAAACTGCTTACCTCCAAGCGTCTCGACCAGCACTTGGTGATGCTGCGGGCGGCGTTGCTGGAGCGCATGACGCGCATGAAAGCCCTGCTGGAAGCGCTCGGCGAATGGCAAGTGGTCGAGCCGCGTGGGGGCGCGAGTTTCTGGTTGCAGACCCGTCGCACGGTCGACATGCGCTGGGTATTCGAGCACCTGCTGGCCCAGCGCATCGTCATCGCCCCTGGAGAACTATTCAGCCAGCAAGGTACCTGGAAGCAGTCTCTGCGCCTGAGCTACACCCTCGACTGGAGCAAGGATATCGCCCAGGCTGTGAGGCAGCTGGCCCAGGCAATTCGTCAAAGCCCGTAA
- the panB gene encoding 3-methyl-2-oxobutanoate hydroxymethyltransferase, translated as MSLHTRTKRLTVPQLVAMKGRQKIVSLTAYTSSIAKLIDPLVDFILVGDSTAMVGYGRASTLSMQLEEIIGHTRAVVDSTRLACVIADMPFGSYQESNEQAFRNCAQVLARTGCDAVKLEANQALAGTVEFLVARGIPVMAHVGLMPQFVNVMGGFKAQGLTAQTAAVVSNDARASLQAGAFSLLLEGVAEGVARQITLDSAMPTIGIGASPACDGQVLVTEDVLGLGGEHLPRFVKQYADVSAVIRDACERFAEDVRHGRFPEARHCYGL; from the coding sequence ATGAGCCTCCACACCCGTACCAAACGATTGACCGTGCCCCAACTGGTCGCCATGAAAGGCCGGCAGAAAATCGTCTCCCTCACGGCGTACACCAGTTCCATCGCCAAGCTGATCGACCCGCTCGTGGATTTCATCCTGGTCGGTGACTCCACGGCCATGGTCGGCTATGGCCGGGCTTCGACGTTGAGCATGCAGCTCGAAGAAATCATCGGCCACACCCGCGCCGTGGTCGACAGCACGCGGTTGGCGTGTGTCATCGCCGATATGCCATTTGGCAGTTATCAGGAATCCAACGAACAGGCCTTTCGCAATTGCGCCCAGGTACTGGCGCGTACCGGCTGCGATGCTGTGAAGCTGGAGGCCAACCAAGCGCTGGCAGGCACGGTTGAGTTCCTGGTGGCACGCGGTATTCCGGTGATGGCCCACGTGGGGCTGATGCCACAGTTCGTCAACGTGATGGGTGGGTTCAAGGCCCAGGGCCTCACGGCCCAGACCGCAGCAGTGGTCAGCAACGATGCCCGTGCCAGCCTGCAGGCGGGCGCCTTCAGCCTGTTGCTGGAAGGGGTGGCCGAAGGCGTGGCACGCCAGATCACCTTGGACTCGGCCATGCCCACCATTGGCATCGGCGCTTCGCCCGCCTGCGACGGCCAGGTACTGGTCACCGAAGACGTGCTGGGACTGGGCGGCGAGCACCTGCCGCGTTTTGTCAAACAGTACGCGGATGTCAGCGCGGTGATTCGTGATGCGTGCGAGCGGTTTGCCGAAGACGTGCGCCACGGTCGCTTCCCAGAAGCTCGGCACTGTTACGGGCTTTGA
- a CDS encoding MFS transporter has translation MSLLGTFRSLRSVNYRIWAAGALVSNIGTWMQRTAQDWLVLTQLTPHNAAAVGIVMSLQFGPQLLLLPWTGFAADHYDQRKLLIVTQAVMGMLALTLGVFTITGFVELWHVYVFAFLSGCASAFDAPVRQIFVAELVGEKDLSNAIALNSTSFNMARLIGPAVAGLTIASVGTGWAFLLNGTSFFAVLASLFFLRVSGQPVKVRALRSKGSLTEGLRYVWARPDLKAILLMLFLIGTFGMNFPIFISTMAVSVFHADARAYGLLSSTLAIGTIAGALLAAGRERPQFKSLLTGAAVFGAGCTLAALAPNYWLFAVALVIIGVGAMTFSNTTNSLMQLSTDPAMRGRVIALRVGVALGGTPIGAPIVGWVADHLGPRWALGVGALSGVLAVGVALYTLRRQLHRPK, from the coding sequence ATGAGTTTGCTCGGAACCTTCCGCTCCCTGCGCAGCGTCAACTACCGCATCTGGGCGGCGGGTGCACTGGTCTCCAATATCGGCACCTGGATGCAGCGCACCGCCCAGGACTGGCTGGTACTGACCCAGCTCACCCCGCATAACGCGGCCGCCGTCGGCATCGTCATGTCGTTGCAGTTCGGGCCGCAGTTGCTCTTGCTGCCCTGGACCGGCTTCGCCGCCGACCACTATGACCAACGCAAGTTACTGATCGTCACCCAGGCGGTCATGGGCATGCTGGCGCTGACGCTGGGGGTGTTCACCATCACCGGTTTTGTCGAGCTGTGGCATGTGTATGTGTTCGCGTTTTTGTCCGGTTGCGCCTCGGCTTTCGATGCACCGGTGCGACAGATCTTCGTCGCGGAGCTGGTGGGTGAGAAGGATTTGTCCAATGCGATCGCGCTCAATTCCACCTCGTTCAACATGGCGCGCCTGATCGGCCCGGCCGTAGCGGGCTTGACCATCGCATCGGTAGGCACCGGATGGGCGTTCCTGCTCAATGGCACGAGCTTTTTTGCGGTGCTGGCTTCGCTGTTTTTCCTGCGGGTGTCCGGCCAGCCGGTGAAGGTGCGAGCGCTGCGCTCCAAGGGCAGCCTGACCGAAGGGCTGCGCTATGTGTGGGCGCGACCGGACTTAAAGGCGATCCTGCTGATGCTGTTCCTGATCGGCACCTTCGGCATGAACTTCCCGATTTTCATCTCGACCATGGCAGTCAGCGTGTTCCATGCCGATGCCCGCGCCTACGGCCTGCTGAGCTCGACCCTGGCCATCGGCACGATCGCCGGCGCCCTGCTCGCCGCCGGCCGCGAACGCCCGCAGTTCAAGTCGCTGCTCACGGGTGCAGCAGTGTTCGGCGCGGGCTGCACACTGGCAGCCCTGGCCCCGAACTACTGGTTGTTTGCCGTGGCGCTGGTGATTATCGGCGTGGGTGCGATGACCTTCAGCAACACCACCAACAGCCTGATGCAGCTGAGCACCGACCCCGCCATGCGCGGCCGCGTGATCGCCCTGCGCGTGGGCGTCGCCCTGGGCGGCACGCCGATTGGGGCGCCCATCGTCGGTTGGGTCGCCGACCACCTGGGCCCGCGCTGGGCGCTGGGGGTGGGCGCGTTATCCGGTGTGCTGGCGGTGGGCGTGGCGCTGTATACCCTAAGGCGCCAGTTGCACCGGCCGAAGTAG
- a CDS encoding DUF2986 domain-containing protein, with protein sequence MNRQKKLQQLFKAKAKKASAKLAPKSKDRYISKAEREKLAAEAAQAPDISPER encoded by the coding sequence ATGAACCGCCAGAAAAAACTGCAGCAGCTATTCAAGGCCAAGGCGAAAAAGGCCAGTGCCAAATTGGCGCCGAAAAGCAAAGACAGATACATCAGCAAAGCAGAGCGGGAAAAGCTGGCGGCTGAAGCCGCTCAGGCGCCAGACATTTCCCCTGAACGTTGA
- a CDS encoding YeeE/YedE family protein — protein sequence MSTSLSLTPARKPLAPLVAFILLLVGAVLLQNTVGVRQMLLLVVGAALGLTLYHAAFGFTSAWRVFINDRRGAGLRAQMVMLAVAVLLFFPALGAGTLFGQPVVGLVAPVGVSVVFGAFIFGIGMQLGGGCASGTLFTVGGGNARMLVTLLFFICGSLIATHHVDWWFALPAFPATSIVKSFGVVPALLMSLAVFALIAVVTVRLEKARHGQLEAGVTSEHPGLRRFLRGPWPLVWGAIGLALLNYATLALAGRPWGITSAFALWGAKAASGLGVDVASWAFWQMPGNAKALAAPVWEDITSVMDIGIVLGALLAAGLAGRFAPSLNIPARSLVAAVIGGLLLGYGSRLAYGCNIGAYFSGIASGSLHGWVWLVAAFIGNSVGVRLRPFFFAGERPQVALSGC from the coding sequence ATGAGCACCTCTCTTTCCCTGACCCCTGCGCGCAAACCGCTTGCGCCCCTGGTGGCGTTTATCCTCCTGCTGGTGGGCGCCGTGCTCCTGCAAAACACCGTCGGCGTGCGCCAGATGCTGTTGCTGGTGGTCGGCGCGGCGCTGGGCTTGACCCTCTATCACGCGGCGTTCGGCTTCACCTCGGCCTGGCGCGTATTTATCAATGATCGGCGTGGCGCCGGCCTGCGCGCGCAGATGGTGATGTTGGCGGTGGCGGTGCTGCTGTTCTTCCCGGCATTGGGGGCAGGCACGTTGTTCGGGCAACCGGTGGTCGGGCTGGTGGCGCCGGTCGGGGTGTCGGTGGTGTTTGGCGCATTTATCTTCGGCATTGGCATGCAACTGGGCGGCGGTTGTGCGTCGGGCACCCTGTTCACCGTGGGCGGCGGCAATGCGCGCATGTTGGTGACGTTGCTCTTCTTCATTTGCGGTTCGTTGATAGCTACGCACCATGTGGACTGGTGGTTTGCGCTGCCTGCGTTCCCCGCGACGTCCATCGTCAAAAGCTTCGGCGTGGTGCCGGCCTTGCTCATGAGCCTGGCGGTATTTGCGCTCATCGCGGTGGTGACTGTGCGGCTGGAAAAAGCCCGTCATGGTCAGCTTGAAGCGGGCGTGACCAGCGAACACCCAGGGCTGCGCCGCTTCCTGCGCGGGCCGTGGCCGCTGGTCTGGGGCGCGATTGGCCTGGCGCTGCTCAACTACGCAACGTTGGCCCTGGCCGGGCGGCCGTGGGGCATTACGTCGGCGTTCGCGTTGTGGGGGGCCAAGGCGGCGAGCGGGCTGGGGGTGGATGTGGCCAGTTGGGCGTTCTGGCAAATGCCTGGCAACGCCAAGGCCCTGGCCGCGCCAGTGTGGGAAGACATCACCAGCGTCATGGACATCGGCATCGTCCTCGGTGCGCTGCTGGCGGCCGGCCTGGCCGGGCGTTTCGCTCCCAGCCTGAACATCCCGGCACGCTCACTGGTAGCGGCGGTGATCGGTGGCCTGTTGCTCGGCTACGGCTCACGCCTGGCCTACGGCTGCAATATCGGCGCGTACTTCAGCGGTATCGCCTCGGGCAGCCTGCATGGCTGGGTTTGGCTGGTGGCGGCGTTTATCGGCAATAGCGTGGGTGTGCGCTTGCGGCCGTTTTTCTTTGCCGGTGAGCGGCCGCAGGTGGCGTTGAGCGGTTGCTGA
- a CDS encoding MFS transporter, translating into MPSALQAPSGRPEHNQQSVKQQWLAILSVAVGAFALVTSEFLPVGVLNDVAADLGITAGHAGLMVTLPGIMAALAAPFLSVSIGAMDRRYLLIGLTLIMIIANSVVAFASDFNLLLFGRVLLGISIGGFWATAIALSGRLAPKGVDVAKATSIIMMGVTLATVLGVPVGTWLSGLMGWRMTFLVTALLGVPVLLAQVFLLPRLTPEKAIRISDLPALFINPQARVGLIAVLLIGLAHFAAYTYVAPFFKYSSGFDGPTIGSLLLLFGVAGVFGNIFAGFTANRSVRHTLLLVALMIGTSTALFPHFATGMTGAAMLIGLWGFAFGAFPACASIWMFVVAPKDVERGMPLFVALFQVIIALGSFFGGRIVDQLGSSVLLSLATALVGCGFVTVLVLGRNVSNSLAAQPG; encoded by the coding sequence ATGCCAAGCGCCCTCCAGGCCCCCAGCGGCCGTCCCGAACATAATCAACAAAGCGTCAAACAGCAGTGGCTGGCGATTCTCTCGGTCGCGGTGGGCGCCTTCGCCCTGGTGACCAGTGAGTTCCTGCCGGTGGGCGTACTCAACGACGTCGCCGCCGACCTCGGTATCACTGCCGGCCACGCCGGGCTGATGGTGACCCTGCCGGGCATCATGGCCGCCCTCGCCGCGCCGTTTCTGTCGGTGAGCATTGGCGCGATGGACCGTCGCTACCTGCTGATCGGCCTGACGTTGATCATGATCATCGCCAACTCGGTCGTGGCCTTTGCCAGTGACTTCAACCTGCTGCTGTTCGGCCGTGTCTTGCTGGGCATCAGCATCGGCGGGTTCTGGGCCACGGCCATTGCCCTCAGTGGGCGCCTGGCGCCCAAGGGTGTGGATGTCGCGAAGGCCACCTCGATCATCATGATGGGCGTGACCCTGGCCACCGTGCTCGGCGTGCCCGTCGGCACCTGGCTCAGCGGCCTGATGGGCTGGCGCATGACGTTCCTGGTCACCGCGCTGCTGGGCGTGCCGGTGCTGCTGGCGCAGGTGTTCCTGCTGCCTCGGCTCACCCCGGAGAAGGCCATTCGCATCAGCGACCTGCCGGCGTTGTTTATCAACCCACAGGCGCGGGTCGGGTTGATCGCGGTGCTGTTGATCGGCTTGGCGCACTTTGCGGCCTACACCTATGTCGCGCCGTTCTTCAAATACAGCTCCGGCTTCGACGGGCCGACGATCGGCTCGCTGTTGCTGCTCTTCGGCGTGGCCGGGGTGTTCGGTAATATCTTTGCCGGTTTCACCGCCAACCGCAGCGTGCGTCACACCCTGTTGCTGGTCGCGCTGATGATCGGCACCAGCACCGCCCTGTTCCCTCACTTCGCCACCGGGATGACCGGCGCAGCGATGCTGATCGGGCTGTGGGGTTTCGCCTTCGGCGCCTTCCCGGCCTGTGCCAGTATCTGGATGTTTGTGGTGGCGCCCAAGGATGTCGAACGCGGCATGCCGCTGTTCGTCGCCTTGTTCCAGGTAATCATTGCCTTGGGCTCGTTCTTTGGCGGGCGGATCGTCGACCAACTGGGCAGCTCGGTGCTGTTGAGCCTGGCCACGGCCCTGGTGGGCTGCGGTTTTGTGACGGTGCTGGTGCTGGGGCGTAATGTCAGCAATAGCTTGGCGGCCCAGCCTGGCTAG